The following are encoded in a window of Halosolutus halophilus genomic DNA:
- a CDS encoding SDR family oxidoreductase, with protein MSLEKPDLSGQTAFITGTTRGIGKAIALALAERGCNIVSTGKTSEEDDDYEDGDLEGSIEETARQARDHGVEALPIQLNVRDEANVEAAADRAIDEFGEVNIVINNASAIQLATVADLPPNRFDLLTDVNVRGTYLTSRAFVDHLADVENAWLLANAPPVTVDRAPGEAPYAWSKLGMTFLTLSLATELSGDDVGCNAFWPVTAIDTRATRYFGLGTEDDWRTPDIVADTVLEILGRDPAEFTGNAVYDEDFLREAGVEDFSRYNLTEGDPAPMSAQMFDPDYSRPE; from the coding sequence ATGTCACTGGAGAAACCGGATCTGTCGGGCCAGACCGCCTTCATCACCGGAACGACCCGCGGAATCGGCAAGGCGATCGCGCTCGCGCTCGCCGAACGGGGCTGTAATATCGTCTCGACCGGCAAGACCAGCGAGGAGGACGACGACTACGAAGACGGCGACCTCGAGGGCTCGATCGAGGAGACGGCCCGCCAGGCTCGCGATCACGGCGTCGAGGCGCTCCCGATCCAGCTAAACGTCCGCGACGAGGCGAACGTCGAGGCGGCCGCCGATCGCGCGATCGACGAGTTCGGCGAGGTCAACATCGTCATCAACAACGCGAGTGCGATTCAGTTGGCGACCGTCGCGGACCTGCCGCCGAACCGGTTCGACCTGCTGACCGACGTCAACGTCCGGGGCACGTACCTCACCTCGCGAGCGTTCGTCGACCACCTCGCCGACGTCGAGAACGCGTGGCTGCTCGCCAACGCGCCGCCGGTGACGGTCGATCGGGCACCCGGCGAGGCCCCCTACGCGTGGTCGAAACTCGGGATGACGTTCCTGACGCTCTCGCTCGCCACCGAACTGAGCGGGGACGACGTCGGCTGTAACGCGTTCTGGCCCGTCACGGCGATCGACACCCGCGCGACGCGGTACTTCGGGCTGGGGACCGAAGACGACTGGCGGACGCCCGACATCGTCGCGGACACGGTCCTCGAGATCCTCGGCCGCGATCCGGCCGAGTTCACGGGCAACGCCGTCTACGACGAGGACTTCCTCCGGGAGGCCGGCGTCGAGGACTTCTCGCGGTACAACCTGACCGAGGGAGACCCGGCCCCGATGTCGGCACAGATGTTCGATCCCGACTACAGCCGTCCCGAGTAA
- a CDS encoding DUF21 domain-containing protein, with protein MTDFGLLPAGIVAVCVLLGISAFFSSSEIAIFSLRPEWIASKTATGDADATTLAALAENSHRLLVTLLVGNNVVNVAISSITTVLAVTYLPPTQATVVATVVASSLVLIVGEILPKSYGLGHAETWSLRIARPLAAIQRFLYPLVLVFDLLTRGLSELLGGDPELERPYEGPEAAVGADPGSEETPAVTDRARGGR; from the coding sequence ATGACTGACTTCGGACTCCTCCCCGCGGGGATCGTCGCGGTTTGTGTGCTGCTGGGGATCAGCGCCTTCTTTTCGAGCAGCGAAATCGCGATCTTCTCGCTGCGACCCGAGTGGATAGCGTCGAAGACGGCGACCGGCGACGCCGACGCGACGACGCTCGCCGCGCTGGCCGAGAACAGCCACCGACTGCTCGTGACCCTGCTCGTGGGGAACAACGTCGTCAACGTCGCGATCTCGAGCATCACGACCGTCCTCGCGGTCACCTACCTGCCTCCGACGCAGGCGACCGTCGTAGCGACGGTCGTCGCCAGTTCCCTCGTGTTGATCGTCGGCGAGATCCTCCCCAAGTCCTACGGCCTGGGTCACGCCGAGACGTGGAGTCTCCGGATCGCTCGACCGCTGGCCGCGATCCAGCGATTCCTCTATCCGCTCGTGCTCGTCTTCGATCTCCTCACGCGCGGTCTGAGCGAACTCCTCGGCGGCGATCCGGAACTCGAGCGGCCCTACGAAGGCCCCGAGGCGGCGGTCGGGGCCGACCCGGGGAGCGAGGAGACGCCCGCGGTGACCGATCGCGCCCGCGGCGGGCGATGA
- a CDS encoding VOC family protein, which translates to MTDDPDVTADPPESPIRLSGTDHITLIGSNEEDTIAFYRDLLGMPLVLRQPNLDDPDSTHLFFDTGDGRILTLFVSDDRGSNPRPLQHQIGSVHHLSFSVDPERFVETKEALEDAGRGYNEFDRGIFHSLYTRDHNGLTIELATDKFSIPDDRRGEVLATAQRLREEDGVDFAEERHLEAALEELDIEVEKHDLPDAPTGAGV; encoded by the coding sequence ATGACGGACGATCCTGACGTCACCGCAGACCCGCCCGAAAGTCCGATTCGACTCTCCGGAACCGACCACATCACGCTGATCGGCAGTAACGAGGAAGACACGATCGCGTTCTACCGCGACCTGCTGGGGATGCCCCTGGTGCTCAGACAGCCCAACCTCGACGATCCGGACTCGACGCACCTGTTCTTCGACACGGGTGACGGCCGGATTCTCACCCTCTTCGTCAGCGACGATCGAGGCTCGAATCCGCGTCCGCTCCAGCACCAGATCGGCTCTGTCCACCACCTCTCGTTCTCGGTCGATCCCGAGCGGTTCGTCGAGACGAAGGAGGCGCTCGAGGACGCCGGCCGCGGCTACAACGAGTTCGATCGCGGCATCTTCCACTCGCTGTACACCCGCGACCACAACGGGCTCACGATCGAACTCGCCACCGACAAGTTCTCGATTCCGGACGATCGCCGCGGTGAAGTGCTGGCGACGGCCCAGCGACTCCGCGAGGAAGACGGCGTCGACTTCGCCGAAGAACGCCACCTCGAGGCCGCACTCGAGGAACTGGATATCGAGGTCGAGAAACACGACTTGCCGGACGCGCCGACCGGTGCCGGCGTCTGA
- a CDS encoding universal stress protein — MYRVLIPVDTTEERARAQARYVASLPDADESVEAYVLFVFTDEGEDLPKEFEQFKSASRIGSVRTAQEHLEDHDVDVTILEDSGDTEDDILDWAEEYDVDAIVLGGRKRSPVGKAVFGSVTQSVILNTDRPVVVTGAEAD; from the coding sequence ATGTACCGCGTGCTGATACCCGTCGACACGACCGAAGAGCGAGCACGTGCACAGGCCCGGTACGTCGCGTCGTTGCCCGACGCCGACGAGTCCGTCGAGGCGTACGTCCTGTTCGTCTTCACCGACGAGGGCGAGGACCTGCCCAAGGAGTTCGAGCAGTTCAAATCCGCCTCTCGGATCGGATCCGTCCGGACGGCACAGGAACACCTCGAGGACCACGACGTCGACGTGACGATCCTCGAAGACAGCGGTGACACGGAAGACGACATCCTCGACTGGGCCGAGGAATACGACGTCGACGCCATCGTCCTCGGCGGCCGGAAGCGGTCCCCGGTCGGCAAGGCCGTGTTCGGAAGCGTTACGCAATCGGTCATTCTCAACACCGATCGACCGGTCGTCGTGACGGGTGCGGAAGCCGACTGA
- a CDS encoding acyl-CoA synthetase: MSWTVMPTFEDYDRAREAFAWDLPDEFNPAVDFLRKHDDTSRVALRYERPERGDVETSTFDDLDDRSDRIAAALADLGVEAGDRVGVVVPQKPANPITHLANWKRGAISVPLTVLFGRDALQYRLEDSGATAVVVDPGVREAIDEIRDDCPALEHVIELGDGDAVDGDAHAFDDLLGSYEPGIDVYDATPETPTAIMYTSGSTGPPKGVLHSHALWLGRAAAAYNYFDRGLVEGEAILWTPADWAWGAALGGTLFAAWHHGCAVVGWPRDDFDPEDVFDLLERHGVTHSFMPPTALRMLTSVEDPEREYDLELETFASAGEPLTSEVVDWVDGTFTDVAINDFYGQTELNLVVGNSEAWFDTRPGSMGKPFPGYEVAILDPDTRDEVPTGEVGELAVKPADRRVFFDEYWGLPEKTAAKRTAEGWFLTGDLVERDADGYLWFVSRTDDVILTSGYRVGPMEVEEAILHHPLAEQAGVVGVPDETRGEAITAFVQPATDEYDPETVREEIRDLVRDRLAEYEYPRAIEFVDELPTTTTGKIRRRSLREREGVADE, encoded by the coding sequence ATGAGCTGGACGGTCATGCCGACCTTCGAGGACTACGATCGGGCCCGCGAGGCGTTCGCGTGGGACCTCCCGGACGAGTTCAATCCCGCCGTCGATTTCCTCCGGAAACACGACGACACCAGCCGGGTCGCGCTGCGATACGAACGGCCCGAGCGCGGCGACGTCGAGACGTCCACGTTCGACGATCTCGACGATCGATCGGACCGCATCGCCGCCGCGCTGGCGGATCTGGGGGTCGAGGCGGGCGATCGCGTCGGCGTCGTCGTCCCCCAGAAACCGGCGAACCCGATCACCCACCTCGCGAACTGGAAGCGCGGTGCGATCTCGGTCCCGCTGACGGTCCTGTTCGGCCGCGACGCCCTCCAGTACCGCCTCGAGGACAGCGGGGCGACGGCGGTCGTCGTCGATCCGGGCGTCCGGGAGGCGATCGACGAGATCCGCGACGACTGTCCGGCGCTGGAGCACGTGATCGAACTCGGCGACGGCGACGCGGTCGACGGTGACGCACACGCCTTCGACGATCTTCTCGGGAGCTACGAGCCGGGAATCGACGTCTACGACGCGACGCCGGAGACGCCGACGGCGATCATGTACACCAGCGGCTCGACGGGTCCGCCGAAGGGGGTCCTCCACAGCCACGCGCTGTGGCTCGGCCGGGCCGCGGCGGCGTACAATTACTTCGATCGGGGGCTCGTCGAGGGCGAGGCGATCCTCTGGACGCCGGCCGACTGGGCGTGGGGCGCTGCGCTCGGCGGGACCCTCTTTGCGGCGTGGCACCACGGCTGTGCGGTCGTCGGCTGGCCGCGTGACGACTTCGACCCCGAGGACGTGTTCGATCTGCTGGAACGCCACGGCGTCACCCACTCGTTCATGCCGCCCACGGCACTCCGGATGCTAACGTCGGTCGAGGACCCCGAGCGCGAGTACGACCTCGAACTCGAGACGTTCGCATCAGCCGGCGAACCGCTCACCTCGGAGGTCGTCGACTGGGTGGACGGGACGTTCACGGACGTCGCGATCAACGACTTCTACGGGCAGACGGAGTTGAATCTCGTCGTCGGCAACTCCGAGGCCTGGTTCGACACCCGTCCCGGCAGCATGGGTAAGCCGTTCCCCGGCTACGAGGTCGCGATCCTCGACCCGGACACGCGAGACGAGGTGCCGACCGGCGAGGTGGGCGAACTCGCGGTGAAGCCGGCCGATCGACGCGTCTTCTTCGACGAGTACTGGGGACTGCCGGAGAAGACGGCGGCGAAGCGGACGGCGGAGGGATGGTTCCTGACGGGTGATCTGGTCGAGCGGGACGCGGACGGCTACCTGTGGTTCGTCTCCCGGACCGACGACGTGATCCTCACCAGCGGCTACCGCGTCGGACCGATGGAGGTCGAGGAGGCGATCCTCCACCACCCGCTCGCCGAACAGGCGGGCGTCGTCGGCGTCCCCGACGAGACCCGCGGGGAGGCGATCACGGCGTTCGTCCAGCCCGCAACGGACGAGTACGACCCGGAGACGGTCCGCGAAGAGATCCGCGACCTGGTCCGCGATCGACTCGCCGAGTACGAGTACCCCAGAGCCATCGAGTTCGTCGACGAACTGCCGACGACCACGACCGGCAAGATCCGGCGCCGATCGCTGCGCGAACGCGAGGGCGTCGCCGACGAGTGA
- the pdhA gene encoding pyruvate dehydrogenase (acetyl-transferring) E1 component subunit alpha gives MSRNVSARDVLDRAPDDRVQVLDTDGTVVDPALEPDLEPATLRSMYRDMRFCRRFDERMISLQRQGRLGTYASLAGQEGSQIGSTYALADDDMLSYQYREHGALVARDLPWEYLLYWMGHEDGNAALADVDVFPLNISIGGHLPHAVGWSWAAKLNDDERVSVVHFGDGSTSEGDFHEAMNFAGVYDAPTVFFCNNNQWAISVPRETQTASATLAQKAHAYGFEGVQVDGMDPLATYVVTRAAREKALDAGDDRRRPTLIEAIQYRYGAHTTADDPDVYRDEAEVDRWRRRDPIDRFEAYLRDRSVLGDDLIREIDAEIEDTLETIVDRTEDVDADPREMFEFTYEDPTPRLDEQREYLEDLRDSHGDHELLDLE, from the coding sequence ATGTCACGAAACGTGTCCGCCCGGGACGTCCTCGATCGAGCGCCGGACGATCGGGTGCAGGTCCTCGACACGGACGGGACCGTCGTCGACCCGGCGCTGGAACCGGACCTCGAACCGGCGACGCTGCGATCGATGTACCGCGATATGCGCTTCTGTCGACGCTTCGACGAGCGGATGATCAGCCTCCAGCGGCAGGGTCGGCTCGGGACCTACGCGTCCCTGGCCGGTCAGGAGGGCTCCCAGATCGGGTCGACGTACGCGCTGGCCGACGACGATATGCTCTCCTACCAGTACCGCGAACACGGCGCGCTCGTCGCCCGGGATCTCCCGTGGGAGTACCTGCTGTACTGGATGGGCCACGAGGACGGGAACGCGGCACTTGCGGACGTCGACGTCTTCCCGCTGAACATCTCGATCGGCGGGCACCTTCCCCACGCCGTCGGCTGGTCGTGGGCGGCGAAGTTGAACGACGACGAGCGCGTCTCCGTCGTTCACTTCGGCGACGGGTCGACCTCCGAAGGCGACTTCCACGAGGCGATGAACTTCGCCGGGGTCTACGACGCGCCGACGGTGTTCTTCTGTAACAACAACCAGTGGGCCATCTCGGTGCCGCGGGAGACTCAGACTGCGAGTGCGACGCTCGCCCAGAAGGCTCACGCCTACGGCTTCGAGGGCGTCCAGGTCGACGGGATGGATCCGCTCGCGACCTACGTCGTAACGCGGGCCGCCCGGGAGAAGGCCCTCGACGCCGGCGACGATCGGCGCCGACCGACGCTGATCGAGGCGATCCAGTACCGCTACGGGGCGCACACGACGGCGGACGATCCGGACGTCTACCGGGACGAGGCCGAGGTCGATCGCTGGCGACGGCGCGACCCTATCGACCGGTTCGAGGCGTACCTCCGGGATCGCAGCGTGCTCGGGGACGACCTGATCCGGGAGATCGACGCGGAGATCGAGGACACGCTCGAAACGATCGTCGATCGGACCGAGGACGTCGACGCCGATCCGCGCGAGATGTTCGAGTTCACGTACGAGGACCCGACGCCGCGGCTCGACGAACAGCGCGAGTACCTCGAGGATCTCCGCGACAGTCACGGCGACCACGAATTACTCGATCTCGAATAG